The genomic segment tattactgtatatgttgatgatttaaacatcattggaacgaataaggaaattcaagaagttgtgtcatacttgaaggaagaatttgaaatgaaggatcctagaaaaaccaagtattgtttgggtttacaaattgaacaaaaagaatgtgtaatgtttgttcaccagacaaattatacaaaaaaattccttaaacgttttaatatggataaattgtataaggcctgatatatcttttgccgtaaattcgtcacattcaatcaagtgaaaactcatcagatatCTTTACAAAGGCACTTCTTACGACGATATttagaaagcacatatataatattgggatgcgcaatctacgaaatttgtgaagaattgttcatgtcaacatgagggggagtttacgtgactgcattctttttcccttactatggttgttatcccaatgagtttttcctagtaaggtttttaacgaggcagtataaaaacacgtaatgaatacaatcattatgatcatcatcacaagggggagtgttgaaaaataatatttaaaatgtgtgtattgaatatttgaatgttgaaaataagagttgtaaatattgaaaattagtgtgcgatgatgtaggtaatgatggcacaaagttcaaaacccagagaatgttattctgtgaaattacaaagatgaTTATATGGATTAAAGCAatccggtcgaatgtggtataatcgactaagtgatcacttgatgaaaaaaggatatgtaaataattcaatatgcccttatgttttcattaagaaaacagcatccagatgcgtaattattactgtatatgttgatgatttaaacatcattggaacgaataaagaaattcaaaaagttgtgtcatacttgaaggaagaatttgaaatgaaggatcatagaaaaaccaagtattttctgggtttacaaattgaacaaaaagaatgtaatgtttgttcaccagacaaattatacagaaaaaatccttaaacgttttaatatggataaattgtacaaggcctgatatatcttttgtcgtaaattcgtcacattcaatcaagtgaaaactcatcagatctctttaCAAAGGTACTTCCTATGACGATATttagaaagcacatatataatattaggatgcgcaatctacgaaatttgtgaagaattgttcatgtcaacatgagggggGTTTACGTTACTGCActttttttcccttactatggttgttatcccaatgggttttttctagtaaggtttttaacgaggcagtataaaaacacgtaatgaatacaatcattatgatcatcatcataagggggagtgttgaaaaataatatttaaaatgtgtgtattgaacatttgaatgttgaaaataagagttgtaaatattgaaaattagtgtgtgataatgtaggtaatgatgtattttatttttggattatttgtaaaggaattctataaatagccttatcatttgtgaagaaattcagaattgagtagagagaaaaatattataaagtttgtagtttggtaaattttgagagtttgagattttattttttaccaaaaatttttactttttcacaacagtgATTGCATTTTTAGGTATGTTGTTTTCATAAGTTGCGGGATCTCCCTCTCAAGGGTTCGAGTATTTTTTCCAAGTTGAATTCGTGTTTCAATTATTTGTAATAGACATAAGAATTCAAACTTGTTTTTCGATCTCGAGCAAATACTCGATATATACACTAGTCGAGTTTGAAGTTGAAATAGATTACTTGTTGATCAAACTCGATCTCGAATAGACAACATTTAAATCAGATTCAAACTTCTATCTTCAAATTCTCATTCTTCGTCGAGTAATCTTACATAATCCACATTTAAACAAAACTTACATAATTCAAATTATTATATCATTTTTGAAATGTTGCAATTACCTtgagacaaaaatttatgtgagacgatctcatgagtcgtattttatgagacgtatatcttatttgagtcatctatgaaaaaatattactttttatgttaagagtattattttttattctgaATATCGGTATAGTTGATTTGTCTCagaaataaaaattcgtgacaCCATCTAACAAGAGAGCTACTCATTATCAAATGGTCAGCAAATAAGTACACCTCAATTAGTTAAAAGCTAGGCTGGCAATACTCGCAGTAGGAACGCTTAGCCACACTCATTTTCCCTTATTTGATTAAATCTTGGCTTTTCTCTGTCATTTTCTGTGCCCACAAATTTCTCGAAATATATTTAACCTCTTTTTCAGCAGTTGGTAAGATATTTAATACTctcgaaaataacaacatgcTCGTCAGACATAAATGATTTTCCAAGGTAATATAAATAGTGGATTTTTCTTGCAATATaagtaaattattttttataaaattttaagaacataatttaattatgttcttgaaatatttctcTTCCTCAATATACATGTGTCTGAATAAAATTACAAAGggttttaatttttcttttttcttttagtttttATTCTTCCATTGATGTGTTTGAAGaagattaaataaattttatgtttgtttaatttatttagGACAATTTGTAGCCCAAAAGTTCAAAGGCCATAGTTGACTCTGTCCCTTGCTCTACTATCTAATATTTACTATATATGTCTCACTCTCcaaaaaattaatgatttttGGTTGTCAACCGTGGTGATACTGTCTaaaatttgtttattttaaGAGAATAATAGAATCGTGATATTTGACttgttatataatttaaatatttgagtTGGACCATCGTCATATAATGTGTTTGGCAAAATGCTCACTCAACATCTCAATTAAGAGAGTATAAGTGGACAAAGTCGTCGGTGCACTGTTTTTTCGCATTCAAGAGCAACataattttttctaaaaaaaattgacgTTCAAAAGGTTTCTTGGGCATCGTATCATTTAAACAATTCACATGATGTCTtagaataatttaaatttacgtATATAACGTTGACTCCAACAATTCTAATTTTTAAGTAAAGATAATCGTTCTTTTAAATCCTCACGGAGGAGTGGTTTTAGTGAAGGAGTGCACAAACTATAGTCgtcaaattcaactcattgaactTAACTATTTCATTGAGGCCACAGAATCCATTGCTTGTTTGACCTTCAATGGTTGTTCAATACATCATCAAATTACCATTTGtatgaatgaatgaatagaGATCTGTATGAATGAACATCCCTATGTCCTTATTAATGGAACATGACGcttacatcacagatgctataTCAAAGATAGAGCAAACTGTATTCTTATTTTAGACGGCTAGCTGAATCGACCGAGAACCAGTTTAAAatatacaaataaaataaatgtaataattagataaattaaaaaaatattatttttacgtAAGTTTGGATTGAATCATGTGTCCAACAATCCTGTAACTTTGACTGATTAGTTTTAAACACAAATTGAGTTCCTCAAATGCAtcaatccaatcacaattcgtTCTTTCGATTTATACAAATTCGAGCTAATTTTCATGGACAGCAACgaagttttgttttgttttttttttataaacacaATAGTTTTTCCGGAACGATAAAGGCAGATGAAACTATCCCAATTCTTGTGTGAGACAGCTAATGCAGAAAACGAAACTTCAAAAGAACAtttgatttattatattttttttttttcatttttcaaaCTTCATTTTTACATTTTTGATCTCAGGCTTGTTCCCTTCTACACGGACAGGAACAAATAACAGGTAGGAAAgattaaagaaataaattaaaaaaaggaTGCAAACAATGATTTTTCAAAAGTTCAACTGCCATTTTCCTTTTGCTTCCAGAACCTCATGCATTTCTTGCTCAGAAATTTGCAGAAGAATCAGACAGAAATTTTATTGTCTTATCACTGCCTCTTTCTTCCAAGAAAACTGCCTGAAAAAGTAAAATTTCAGTCGTTTTCCCAATGAAAATGTTGAATAAGATCATTCACAGCTAGCAAAAATGGGGCAAAAAATTACTCACCGGATTTCCCTTTTGTGGAAGATTTGAGGAATCCTGTTTGCTTCTTTGGTATCGATTCGTTCTGAACATTTAGAAATTATCATCATTAATGATAtgcaaataaaaattatatgtaaTTTATCTAGAATTTCAATGGAATTCTTGGATCAGTCCAGTTATAAATAAGAAGGTAGAAAAAATCTGTTACCTCAAAATTTGCTGCAGAAAAGACCTGTGAAAAGCCAGAAGGAGCTACATTGTCctgaaattcaatttaaagatacttaatcaatgaaaatttcaaaaaaaaaaatggaaatctCAGAAGGGTccaaataaaaatagaaaaggACAACTTTTTCCCCATTTACTTTAATTTTCTTGAACTTACCTGGGGAAAATGAAAGACTGGAGAGCTAGCAGTATCAGCAAGACAAAAATTATGCTGCCTTTGGTAATCTATTGTCTCTTTTGCTTTGCTCTTCTGCTTGATTTTCTTCTTACTCGAATCTTCCGAAACCGAAGATGCATAGCCACGGAAGAACTGTTTCTCACCTCCTCCGCCACGGCCCGCGGCGGCGTAGTTCTCGTATTCTTGTAAGTGTGGAGGCGGGCCGGATGATGCATCCGACACCATGGACAGATCTTCATCGTCTTCTTGATCTTGGTACGCATAAGAATCTTCTCCGTTTTCTTCGCAATATTTCTTGGAGAAATCCCTGGTGAACCGATCCGTGGACTTGGATGTTTGATCCAAGTACATGGTCCATCCGGATTCGCATTCGCTGCTGCATTCAGAGGTTGATATATTCATAATGACCGGCTAGAAATATATAGAATTCTTGTTGAAGAGAGTGAGGGAGAGATCGTGAAGCGAGAAGAACGATGATATATGAGCTGTGTTTTtgttcttgttttgtatgtatatatatatataagaagaagaagaagaaatatgaGAGCAAATGAATCGCACTCAAATCCTAGACAAATTTTGTCCTTGGCTCTATCCTTTTGCCCTAATATTGTATATCTATTTCGAGAAGAATCAAACTTGCCAGTTGtctggggggggggggggggggggcatTGACGTACGTTTGATGATGGTGAATATATGCACCAGTAACTTGGGACAAAGTTAAATTAGAGTCGGGGTGAGGGGGGCAATGCTGACTGACTTCATGTGAAATTTGAAACGGGATCTTGAATCAAGATGCTTGTTCATAA from the Primulina eburnea isolate SZY01 chromosome 3, ASM2296580v1, whole genome shotgun sequence genome contains:
- the LOC140828502 gene encoding protein SOB FIVE-LIKE 5-like isoform X2, giving the protein MNISTSECSSECESGWTMYLDQTSKSTDRFTRDFSKKYCEENGEDSYAYQDQEDDEDLSMVSDASSGPPPHLQEYENYAAAGRGGGGEKQFFRGYASSVSEDSSKKKIKQKSKAKETIDYQRQHNFCLADTASSPVFHFPQDNVAPSGFSQNESIPKKQTGFLKSSTKGKSGSFLGRKRQ
- the LOC140828502 gene encoding protein SOB FIVE-LIKE 5-like isoform X1 is translated as MNISTSECSSECESGWTMYLDQTSKSTDRFTRDFSKKYCEENGEDSYAYQDQEDDEDLSMVSDASSGPPPHLQEYENYAAAGRGGGGEKQFFRGYASSVSEDSSKKKIKQKSKAKETIDYQRQHNFCLADTASSPVFHFPQDNVAPSGFSQVFSAANFENESIPKKQTGFLKSSTKGKSGSFLGRKRQ